A region from the Bacillus sp. Marseille-P3661 genome encodes:
- a CDS encoding tetratricopeptide repeat protein: MRKNEKTNRNNIVPFPNLEQRLLDKGMQALKDREFKEALQFFNQLTNQSQQYPEVEIGIVVCLLELGLYEDAKAKCERLLNEDIGDYFNVLQIYINILIQLAEYETVVHTLEVIFEEERVPTEQAETLFHLLEFSRRKLENDEHQEIVELSDIKLLEPQLLYGEIDQQLLAIHKLREYTNIELVIDSIKGILKDSAYHPIVQSMLLQLLMEKKVNEIITVKKLKRSIKVNPCEINSSFEQPFTQEVLNRLDDVLGQENPTLFESVKQLWEQYLFAIFPFDPAPKNSSVWAAALHRTGYELYGIDILIEELAESYDVEEKLLLKASISLIELEKVSNLGINL; this comes from the coding sequence ATGAGAAAAAATGAAAAAACAAACCGAAACAATATTGTACCTTTTCCCAATTTGGAACAACGGCTTTTAGATAAGGGGATGCAGGCTTTAAAAGACCGAGAGTTTAAAGAGGCGCTGCAGTTTTTTAATCAATTAACGAATCAAAGTCAACAGTATCCTGAAGTAGAAATTGGGATTGTCGTTTGTTTGCTCGAACTAGGTTTATATGAAGATGCAAAAGCCAAATGTGAACGTTTATTAAATGAGGATATTGGAGATTACTTTAATGTTTTACAAATTTACATTAATATTTTGATTCAACTCGCTGAATATGAAACCGTTGTTCATACGCTTGAAGTTATATTTGAGGAAGAAAGGGTGCCAACTGAACAAGCGGAAACGCTTTTTCATTTACTAGAGTTTTCAAGGAGAAAGTTAGAAAACGATGAACATCAGGAGATTGTGGAGCTATCAGATATCAAATTATTAGAGCCACAATTATTATATGGAGAGATAGATCAACAGTTATTGGCTATCCATAAACTAAGGGAGTACACCAATATTGAATTAGTAATTGATTCTATTAAAGGTATTCTAAAAGATTCGGCATATCACCCTATAGTTCAATCGATGTTGCTTCAATTATTAATGGAAAAAAAAGTGAATGAAATTATCACTGTTAAAAAGTTGAAACGATCTATAAAAGTAAATCCTTGTGAAATAAATAGTAGCTTTGAACAACCATTTACACAAGAAGTATTAAATAGGCTTGATGATGTATTGGGACAGGAAAATCCAACCTTATTTGAGTCAGTAAAACAGCTTTGGGAACAATACTTATTTGCGATTTTCCCTTTTGACCCTGCTCCAAAAAATTCATCTGTTTGGGCTGCTGCATTACATAGAACTGGTTATGAGTTATATGGAATCGATATTTTAATTGAAGAGTTAGCTGAAAGCTATGACGTTGAAGAAAAATTGCTATTGAAAGCTAGTATAAGCTTGATTGAGTTGGAAAAAGTTTCAAACCTTGGAATAAACCTATGA